The DNA sequence TCTTCCAGACCGCACCGACAAAGTCCCGCGTTCGGCAAGTGACACGTGGGTGACGTGTACCCGAATTCACCCGCCGTTACGTGACCTGATCACGTGACCTACTGGCCCAAGGTGTTCTGCATCGCCCCGGCCAACACGTTGACCGCGGGTCCGCCGTTACCCGACTGGCACACCTTCGCCTGCAGCAACACGTTCTCCCGCAACCGGGTGGTGACGAAGCAGCGCCGGTCTGTCCCGGCTTCCTGCTTGACCCAGTCGGCCTCGGTCGCCGTCGTCACGCCACCGGTGAAGGTCCACACCTCGGTGGTGAAGTTGTCCAGGTGCATCACGGTGGTCTGGCCGTTGCATCCACTGGTGCGGTCGACGACGCGGTGGAAGGCGCGGTCGGCAGCGTCGGTGGTGGCGAACACTCCCACGGATTGCTTGACGAGGTGGGTCATGTCGGTCGGCGTTTCCTGCGCCACCGCACCGCTGAACGCGGCCAGGTCGGGATCGTTGTAGACCTCGGGCAGACCGATGTCGGCCCAGTTGTTGCAGGCCGGGTTGTCCACCCAGAAGGACTGGAACGGCTCGGTGAACGTCCACTCGTGGTTCAACCGGGCACCGACGATGTTGCTGACCGACCCCTTGGGCAGGACGGCGTAGTTGACCACGCCTGGAGCGGACGGACTCGCCGACGCCGCGACGGCCAACGGCACACCCATCAATGCGGCGGCGACACCGGCCAGAAGTCGGAGGCCGCGCACGTCAGACCTCGGTCGCTCGCGTCACGGCGTCGGGGTTCGCCTGGTCGTCGATGCTCATGCCACCGATCATGCCAGTCCGCCGGATCAGGCGTC is a window from the Mycolicibacterium poriferae genome containing:
- a CDS encoding sensor domain-containing protein, which produces MGVPLAVAASASPSAPGVVNYAVLPKGSVSNIVGARLNHEWTFTEPFQSFWVDNPACNNWADIGLPEVYNDPDLAAFSGAVAQETPTDMTHLVKQSVGVFATTDAADRAFHRVVDRTSGCNGQTTVMHLDNFTTEVWTFTGGVTTATEADWVKQEAGTDRRCFVTTRLRENVLLQAKVCQSGNGGPAVNVLAGAMQNTLGQ